One genomic segment of Rhizobium sp. ZPR4 includes these proteins:
- a CDS encoding ParA family protein, protein MTGKPLSLAISTFKGGAGKSTLNVNLAAEFAQQGHRTLLIDCDEQESSTRWYNVSMKRGLLPSDGTLLHLRVAPDDRFADRLAQAPAADIRIYDVGGYVHQRAVEVYYECDAVLIPVIPEPTAATSAIKVATILKEISRKRSQGPIPYAAIWNYVDMIALKHNRSLPEVHAILTSGRIPMVDTVIRKSNHFSDVGAGFGSLYSKLASIENNPALTPSAKRRASESVLDAIDLVKKINNEFIGLLQAEAA, encoded by the coding sequence ATGACAGGCAAACCACTTTCGCTCGCGATATCGACCTTCAAGGGTGGCGCCGGGAAATCGACCTTAAACGTCAATCTCGCAGCTGAGTTCGCCCAGCAAGGGCACAGAACACTGCTCATCGATTGTGACGAGCAGGAATCGTCGACGCGCTGGTACAATGTTTCCATGAAACGGGGACTGCTCCCGAGCGATGGCACGCTGCTGCATCTGCGGGTCGCTCCAGACGACCGGTTTGCCGATCGTCTCGCGCAGGCGCCGGCGGCCGATATCCGGATCTACGACGTCGGCGGATACGTTCACCAACGCGCCGTTGAGGTCTATTACGAGTGCGATGCGGTCCTGATACCCGTCATACCCGAACCGACGGCCGCGACCTCCGCCATCAAGGTGGCAACGATCCTGAAGGAAATTTCCAGAAAGCGGTCGCAAGGTCCGATCCCGTACGCGGCGATCTGGAACTATGTGGACATGATCGCCCTCAAGCATAATCGCTCACTCCCAGAGGTCCATGCTATCCTGACGAGCGGCCGAATTCCGATGGTGGACACGGTCATCCGGAAGAGCAATCACTTCAGCGACGTCGGCGCCGGCTTCGGGTCGCTTTACTCCAAGCTTGCCAGCATCGAGAACAATCCGGCACTGACCCCCTCCGCCAAGCGCCGTGCGTCAGAAAGCGTGCTTGACGCGATCGACCTGGTCAAAAAGATCAACAACGAATTTATCGGCCTCCTGCAGGCCGAGGCTGCCTAA
- a CDS encoding thermonuclease family protein, producing MALKIRNQRALNGKITILIAVRCTDICLSPCPDFAFEKTYRNRVDFSRLALQYNFVHHPQSQLMTDASMNPGARRLAQILFCTIACATNRVALAGEEDAVSRFVGHYQQAYAEGRDLIPTPQKPLDTASIGPLHLHTITPEGALSGSAFLASDGTIVKLAGVQGCLSTEQMEFVGLQTTCTMVSLAGLTALLEEAEAAAGNAFPCHFLGQNNGSPTVRFAECFFMKNGETQSLSEVLISKGVAFAARDRTSRAVFPEYAQAEERAQKAKAGIWANTHFDHPYGERYRANPSTD from the coding sequence TTGGCGCTCAAGATTAGGAACCAAAGGGCCCTGAACGGGAAGATCACGATCCTGATTGCCGTACGCTGTACTGACATCTGCCTTTCTCCATGTCCCGATTTCGCGTTTGAAAAAACATATCGCAATCGCGTCGACTTTTCCAGACTTGCACTGCAGTATAATTTTGTGCATCATCCCCAGAGCCAATTGATGACGGACGCAAGCATGAATCCTGGCGCACGACGGCTCGCTCAAATCCTTTTTTGCACAATTGCATGCGCGACAAATAGAGTGGCGCTTGCGGGCGAAGAGGATGCCGTCTCAAGATTTGTCGGGCATTATCAGCAGGCTTATGCGGAAGGGCGCGACCTGATCCCTACCCCCCAAAAGCCCCTGGATACTGCGTCGATCGGACCGCTCCACCTGCACACCATCACACCTGAGGGCGCACTGAGCGGAAGCGCGTTCCTCGCCTCCGACGGAACCATCGTCAAATTGGCCGGCGTCCAAGGTTGCCTCTCGACTGAGCAGATGGAATTCGTCGGCCTGCAGACCACATGCACGATGGTCTCGCTCGCGGGTCTAACCGCTTTGCTCGAGGAGGCTGAGGCCGCCGCCGGCAACGCTTTTCCGTGCCATTTCCTCGGCCAAAATAACGGCTCGCCCACCGTACGTTTTGCCGAATGCTTCTTCATGAAAAACGGTGAAACACAATCGCTGTCAGAAGTGCTCATCAGCAAAGGTGTAGCTTTCGCGGCTCGCGATCGCACCAGCCGGGCAGTGTTTCCGGAATATGCGCAGGCGGAAGAACGCGCACAGAAAGCGAAAGCCGGAATCTGGGCTAACACCCACTTCGATCATCCCTACGGTGAGCGCTATCGCGCAAATCCCTCCACGGACTGA
- a CDS encoding thermonuclease family protein: MLMSILAASGFYAGITIMPMLAGENLSDATRHPPAIIPVKAIESQRAGGIRESDGTAFVPFPEQAQFETGDTWISGGRRYRLYGLQACLRGTAVTISPGVVRDCGELNLIMVQALIRDMKPVCTTIKDIDQNNAVVGCQTTTGKRRYDLATYMIAEGWGFAAVDTSGHLVVPGYRVAEESARSARTGLWAYSDMPHPVAILAGQGSAQR, from the coding sequence ATGTTGATGTCCATTCTAGCAGCTTCCGGCTTCTACGCAGGCATCACCATCATGCCGATGCTGGCCGGCGAGAATCTTTCTGACGCCACCCGTCACCCGCCGGCAATCATCCCTGTTAAGGCGATCGAGAGCCAACGCGCCGGGGGCATCCGTGAGAGCGATGGAACCGCATTCGTCCCGTTTCCAGAACAAGCGCAATTCGAAACTGGTGACACCTGGATTTCCGGTGGACGGCGATATCGTCTCTATGGCCTGCAAGCATGTTTGCGCGGAACCGCCGTCACAATTTCTCCCGGTGTTGTCAGGGATTGCGGAGAGCTCAACCTGATCATGGTCCAGGCGTTGATTAGAGATATGAAGCCAGTCTGCACGACCATCAAGGATATCGATCAGAACAATGCCGTGGTCGGCTGCCAGACGACAACAGGCAAACGGCGCTATGATCTTGCAACTTACATGATTGCGGAGGGGTGGGGATTCGCCGCCGTCGACACCTCCGGCCATCTGGTCGTTCCCGGCTACAGGGTAGCGGAAGAAAGCGCACGATCGGCTCGCACCGGCCTTTGGGCCTACTCGGACATGCCTCACCCAGTCGCAATCCTTGCGGGCCAAGGGAGCGCACAACGATGA
- a CDS encoding thermonuclease family protein gives MKLVSLSILFLTMTVAAPKAQVRPVDIPRQIYGKVQVVDATTLEFRKSAQTVRLAGYEAPRLEQTAKSDGIDWPAGQVSRAWMILRTLGQDVNCAPIARDANGVIIAHCFVGETNLAATAIAEGIGYAFNYRGEPQVPAYFDIERKARGLGYGVWSSPDLLPPWLYTASTGNGEKAKDSSLESDSGLPLPLPVVPAKSPTLNDVHGG, from the coding sequence ATGAAACTTGTTTCGCTCTCGATCTTATTTTTGACGATGACAGTGGCGGCACCGAAGGCACAAGTCCGGCCAGTTGACATCCCGCGCCAGATTTATGGAAAGGTCCAGGTCGTCGATGCGACGACCCTTGAATTCAGGAAGAGCGCGCAGACCGTGCGGCTTGCCGGATATGAAGCCCCTCGCCTTGAGCAAACTGCAAAGAGCGATGGCATCGACTGGCCGGCTGGCCAGGTCTCCCGGGCCTGGATGATCCTTCGTACACTTGGCCAGGACGTCAACTGCGCACCGATTGCTCGGGATGCCAATGGTGTGATCATCGCGCACTGCTTTGTCGGAGAGACAAACCTCGCCGCCACGGCCATCGCAGAAGGCATCGGCTACGCGTTCAATTACCGCGGTGAACCTCAGGTTCCCGCCTATTTCGATATTGAAAGGAAGGCGCGTGGCCTGGGATACGGCGTCTGGTCATCGCCAGATCTCCTTCCTCCGTGGCTCTACACCGCCTCGACGGGTAATGGGGAGAAGGCCAAGGATTCTTCGCTGGAATCTGATAGCGGCTTGCCCCTGCCGTTACCTGTCGTCCCTGCCAAATCGCCCACCCTCAACGACGTGCATGGAGGTTGA
- a CDS encoding helix-turn-helix transcriptional regulator, producing MPRLKDDGTDQASHVIDLTSLSFQERLAIGLMRLKAQRRLTNKDLADQLGVSEAYMSQVARGMRDVKLSTLDKMQREWNVTIEDLFRISDSDFARIAAWRARRGKKKTTDETT from the coding sequence ATGCCGCGGTTGAAGGACGATGGCACCGATCAAGCTTCGCATGTGATTGACCTGACGTCTCTCTCTTTCCAGGAGCGGCTCGCAATCGGCCTGATGCGACTGAAGGCTCAACGGCGATTGACGAACAAGGACCTGGCCGACCAACTTGGCGTGTCGGAAGCCTACATGTCGCAAGTCGCTAGGGGCATGCGGGATGTGAAGCTCTCGACTCTCGACAAGATGCAGCGCGAGTGGAATGTCACGATTGAAGATTTGTTCAGAATCTCGGATAGCGATTTTGCTCGGATCGCCGCGTGGCGAGCCCGTCGGGGGAAAAAGAAAACCACCGACGAGACAACGTAA
- a CDS encoding type IV secretory system conjugative DNA transfer family protein has protein sequence MASVSTDAEAERPKWTKLQEASAFTFPVAVLGAVAIWLMFFTLIYEGYVTSFGSASYYDYVGQAPILDGIAYTWSIIRTRNTIGLSILAFVLASPFLFFLLTLWMLKAGRALSRKILYLLHVRSMFTLIAHTALIFAAAYAAVIVYGTVFYLVASKAGGLAGVANYYGAHLAAMYQAPFGATDAAGTLQRPPRQTVFAALAGLAAAGVAVGFPIGAAIQKRQRMIMGKARLATLKDAADFRLRDKHGIVLGLKQGLLLRNDGDQHVMVIGSPGQGKSRGFVIPTMMSFKGSQMVLDMSGELFEETSGYLKDQGYEIFLLAPGSKFTDGYNPLDLISADPNQRITDLQKLTQMLLPERLRSDSSDFWEESARILLTAMLGFVLECPDTRKSLSELYRILNSMSDERKAIIQLLENYELVLSDQTRMQLTKFAGRHEKLGEGIAAEIVAKLNFLQNPLVEALTSITTIPIDTIRKRKLVIFVQADWNAMQIYERLISMFIQQMADKLVQMGPLRNGEHEVLMMLDEFGNGGRIDTVLTLAPLIRKNGVRFVFILQDGAQLERLYQRSGQKILMGASTIKLFMNFQNQEDAAAVSAAAGRTTEWVEQSSYSHRHGRRQRSISKVPVSVDLLPVNTLMMMKPEEAILQVTGMPLMRIMKLDSGGERTFSKVRKFKPVTKPCIQPVEWTTADTEAFRRDASRLEAALSQATDNSLPAGRVVDLVAVNRPQQPQNVRFIVKQGVRHVYISSLDELRQRLDLDETREAGRREEELRDDERTQVRNKKIAAPGGHGDDGGAAGTTTPVQVDDFETGIDQAKLDRSRYPGSPLGPGSRVQRPPDSQNEAGNPATAGILRRQEVRGAFGTDIKALNDAIFEQADAGSFDPMELNADVELLIGTLCERLTEDSSKAFLREFADRARDPLSEEGPQYDDEDRFA, from the coding sequence ATGGCAAGCGTATCCACGGACGCAGAGGCTGAACGCCCCAAATGGACGAAGCTCCAGGAGGCCTCGGCCTTCACCTTCCCGGTCGCCGTTCTCGGCGCCGTGGCGATATGGCTGATGTTCTTCACGCTGATCTACGAGGGCTATGTCACATCTTTCGGGTCGGCCTCCTATTACGATTATGTCGGGCAGGCGCCTATTCTCGACGGCATTGCCTACACATGGTCGATCATTCGCACGCGGAACACCATCGGGCTCTCAATCCTGGCGTTCGTTCTCGCTTCGCCGTTTCTCTTTTTCCTGCTGACCCTCTGGATGCTGAAAGCGGGAAGGGCGCTGTCGCGTAAAATCCTCTACCTCCTGCATGTGAGGTCGATGTTCACACTGATTGCGCATACTGCACTGATATTCGCTGCTGCCTATGCCGCTGTCATAGTTTACGGAACTGTGTTTTATCTCGTCGCAAGCAAAGCCGGTGGGTTGGCCGGAGTAGCTAATTATTATGGCGCGCATCTTGCGGCGATGTATCAGGCACCCTTTGGAGCCACCGACGCGGCCGGGACGCTCCAGCGGCCGCCACGGCAGACTGTGTTCGCCGCGCTCGCCGGTCTGGCGGCCGCTGGAGTCGCGGTTGGGTTTCCGATCGGGGCAGCAATCCAGAAGCGCCAGCGCATGATCATGGGAAAGGCAAGACTGGCAACCCTGAAGGATGCCGCTGATTTCCGGTTGCGTGATAAGCACGGCATCGTTCTGGGTCTCAAACAGGGTCTACTTCTGCGCAACGACGGCGATCAGCATGTGATGGTCATCGGCTCCCCGGGACAGGGCAAGTCGCGCGGCTTCGTCATTCCGACGATGATGAGTTTCAAGGGATCGCAGATGGTCCTCGACATGAGCGGCGAGCTGTTTGAGGAGACGTCGGGTTATCTGAAGGATCAGGGCTACGAGATTTTCCTGCTGGCGCCAGGCTCCAAATTTACGGACGGCTATAACCCACTCGACCTCATCAGCGCCGACCCGAACCAGCGGATCACCGACCTGCAGAAGCTCACCCAGATGCTGTTGCCGGAGCGTCTGCGCTCCGATTCATCGGATTTTTGGGAGGAGAGCGCCAGGATCCTGCTGACAGCCATGCTGGGTTTCGTGCTGGAGTGCCCCGATACGCGGAAATCGCTCAGCGAGCTCTACCGCATTCTCAATTCGATGTCGGATGAACGCAAGGCGATCATCCAGCTTCTGGAGAATTATGAGCTCGTTCTTTCCGATCAGACCCGCATGCAGCTTACAAAATTCGCTGGTCGACATGAAAAGCTGGGCGAGGGGATTGCAGCGGAGATCGTCGCCAAGCTCAATTTTCTGCAGAATCCCCTTGTGGAAGCGCTGACCTCTATCACCACGATCCCGATCGACACGATCAGAAAGCGGAAATTGGTGATTTTCGTCCAGGCCGACTGGAATGCGATGCAGATCTACGAGCGGCTGATTTCGATGTTCATCCAGCAGATGGCCGACAAGCTCGTGCAGATGGGACCGTTGCGCAACGGCGAGCACGAAGTGCTGATGATGCTAGACGAGTTCGGGAATGGCGGGCGCATAGATACTGTCCTGACGCTTGCACCATTGATCCGGAAGAACGGCGTTCGCTTCGTCTTTATCCTGCAGGATGGCGCGCAGCTCGAACGACTGTATCAGCGGTCCGGGCAGAAGATCCTGATGGGCGCGTCCACGATTAAGTTGTTCATGAACTTCCAGAACCAGGAGGACGCAGCCGCCGTCTCTGCCGCAGCCGGCAGGACGACCGAGTGGGTCGAGCAATCCTCTTACTCACACCGCCATGGTCGCAGGCAACGGTCCATCTCGAAGGTGCCGGTGTCGGTGGACCTGCTTCCAGTCAATACGCTGATGATGATGAAGCCGGAGGAGGCGATCCTCCAGGTTACCGGCATGCCGCTCATGCGCATCATGAAACTCGATTCCGGGGGAGAGCGGACGTTTTCGAAGGTGCGGAAGTTCAAGCCGGTGACCAAACCGTGCATACAGCCGGTCGAATGGACGACCGCCGACACCGAAGCCTTTAGACGCGATGCATCGCGGCTTGAAGCCGCTCTATCCCAGGCAACCGACAATAGCTTGCCGGCGGGTCGAGTCGTTGATCTTGTTGCCGTGAACAGGCCGCAGCAGCCACAGAATGTTCGCTTCATCGTCAAGCAGGGCGTCCGACACGTCTATATTTCTTCGCTCGATGAACTTCGTCAGCGTCTGGATCTCGACGAAACTCGCGAAGCCGGACGGAGGGAGGAAGAACTTCGAGATGACGAGCGTACCCAGGTGCGGAACAAGAAAATCGCGGCACCGGGCGGACACGGAGATGACGGCGGGGCAGCAGGAACGACCACCCCCGTCCAAGTTGATGACTTCGAAACTGGGATAGATCAGGCGAAGTTGGATCGCAGTCGCTATCCGGGCTCGCCACTAGGACCAGGCAGTCGAGTGCAGCGACCTCCGGATAGTCAGAACGAAGCTGGAAATCCCGCCACCGCAGGCATCCTGCGACGGCAGGAGGTTCGCGGCGCCTTCGGGACGGACATCAAGGCCCTGAATGATGCAATTTTTGAGCAGGCGGACGCGGGCTCGTTCGACCCGATGGAGCTGAATGCGGATGTCGAGCTCCTGATCGGAACCCTCTGCGAGCGCCTGACGGAAGATAGCTCGAAAGCATTTCTGCGCGAATTTGCCGATCGTGCTCGCGATCCGCTGAGTGAAGAAGGACCGCAATACGACGACGAAGATCGGTTTGCGTAA
- the virB11 gene encoding P-type DNA transfer ATPase VirB11 yields the protein MNAHQPISAEQHFLSEALEPIRQFLDDPAVVEISCQRSNEIWLERIGQLSMVRQKVDGLDQEAIRHMASRAASFTKQTINAENPLLSATLTNGERVQFVLNPTSATGHVFSIRKQFIRRFDLDDYEKAGAFRFTKVTGDDYIDDVDIELSRLLRTGQARAFLELAAINHRSMLISGGTSTGKTTFLNTMLTAIPNHERFIIMQDTAELEPRQENVVSLLVSKGAQGEARVTMTDLLASALRLRPDRIFMGELRGDEAFDFLNAINTGHPGSMSTIHANSPHHAFNRLSTLVLNSNVRMERDDIIRYIRSIIPIVVQLKKSDAAGGRGVSEIYFADEVDEDGKRIHGRRG from the coding sequence ATGAACGCGCACCAACCCATCTCCGCCGAGCAGCACTTTCTCTCCGAGGCGCTCGAGCCCATCAGACAATTTCTCGACGATCCCGCGGTGGTGGAGATTTCCTGCCAACGCAGCAACGAGATCTGGCTCGAGCGGATAGGCCAGCTCAGCATGGTGAGGCAAAAGGTCGACGGGCTCGATCAGGAGGCGATCCGTCATATGGCGTCGCGGGCGGCCTCGTTCACGAAGCAGACCATCAATGCTGAAAATCCGCTGCTCTCGGCGACACTCACCAACGGCGAACGCGTTCAGTTCGTGCTCAACCCGACCTCTGCCACCGGACATGTTTTTTCGATCCGCAAGCAATTCATCCGGCGCTTCGATCTCGACGACTATGAGAAAGCAGGCGCCTTCCGCTTCACCAAGGTCACAGGTGACGACTATATCGATGACGTCGATATTGAGCTGTCGCGCCTGCTGCGGACGGGGCAGGCGCGCGCCTTCCTGGAGCTTGCGGCGATCAACCATCGCAGCATGTTGATCTCGGGTGGCACGTCCACCGGCAAGACGACCTTCCTCAATACAATGCTGACAGCCATTCCCAACCATGAGCGTTTCATCATCATGCAGGACACGGCCGAGCTGGAACCGCGCCAGGAAAACGTCGTCTCGCTGCTGGTCTCGAAGGGTGCCCAAGGAGAGGCGCGAGTGACGATGACCGACCTCTTGGCCTCCGCGCTTCGCCTCAGGCCAGACCGGATCTTCATGGGCGAGCTGCGCGGCGACGAAGCTTTCGACTTCCTGAATGCGATCAACACCGGGCATCCTGGATCGATGTCGACCATTCACGCAAACTCGCCGCATCACGCGTTCAACCGGCTTTCGACGCTGGTGCTGAACAGCAATGTCCGCATGGAGCGCGACGATATCATCCGCTACATCCGCTCGATCATCCCGATCGTGGTGCAGTTGAAAAAGAGCGATGCCGCCGGCGGTCGCGGTGTCAGCGAGATCTATTTTGCCGACGAGGTGGACGAAGATGGCAAGCGTATCCACGGACGCAGAGGCTGA
- the virB10 gene encoding type IV secretion system protein VirB10, translating into MSDPNYHSIDNDTAIGGQVRRSGVGLMRPIAVVAAIAGVAVVLYFLFSGGEREPAIDNTPHEEFRPVQAPRNEGFNPPAPPPLPTVQVPEAPPPPPPPPPAPVIPAPAQVAPPVDVDCSRGKNPDDPKCIELARQAKLLERVRSTAVVFDQSERTGGAASTSSGATGAGLFGANGSTATPPGAPSDAGGAVDGDRAFLKAMGGQGVQVSVAAENRRIDAWIPQGTMIRGTLETAINSDLAGMVKAIVREDVYSFDGRRILIPAGSSLIGDYKSGVERGQERLLIVWTRIIRGDGVSVQLGSYGTDRLGRSGMTGAVDRKYWERFGPPALMTMIGGVTQYIAQLGQKQDRNITIVNTDGTVTSIPQDNGTTSQDRAREIAAETIASGIQQLATEAFQDTRNIRPTIHIAQGSDITVFVTRDLDFSDLYPDPVREEFDRLRRKRSAK; encoded by the coding sequence ATGTCTGATCCGAACTATCATTCGATAGACAATGACACCGCCATCGGCGGTCAGGTAAGGCGCTCCGGGGTTGGGTTGATGCGGCCAATCGCCGTGGTGGCGGCAATCGCCGGCGTTGCTGTGGTCCTCTATTTCCTTTTCTCCGGCGGCGAGCGGGAACCGGCGATCGACAATACGCCGCATGAAGAATTCCGCCCGGTGCAGGCGCCCAGAAACGAAGGATTCAATCCGCCGGCTCCGCCGCCTTTGCCGACGGTGCAGGTACCGGAGGCGCCACCCCCTCCGCCGCCCCCGCCACCGGCGCCCGTCATCCCGGCCCCGGCCCAGGTCGCGCCGCCGGTCGATGTCGACTGCTCGAGGGGTAAAAATCCTGACGATCCCAAATGCATCGAGCTTGCGAGGCAGGCTAAGCTGCTTGAGCGCGTGCGCTCCACCGCTGTCGTTTTCGATCAATCGGAACGCACAGGCGGGGCGGCAAGCACTTCGTCAGGTGCCACGGGAGCCGGCTTGTTCGGTGCGAACGGCTCAACCGCCACGCCCCCCGGCGCACCGTCGGACGCGGGAGGTGCTGTTGATGGCGATCGAGCCTTCCTGAAGGCCATGGGAGGGCAGGGGGTTCAGGTGTCGGTTGCCGCCGAGAACCGCCGTATCGATGCCTGGATCCCACAGGGCACGATGATCCGCGGCACATTGGAAACGGCCATCAATTCCGACCTCGCCGGCATGGTGAAGGCGATTGTCCGTGAGGATGTCTACTCCTTCGATGGCCGGCGGATCCTGATACCCGCCGGCTCCTCGCTGATCGGCGATTATAAATCCGGCGTCGAACGCGGGCAGGAGCGCCTGCTCATCGTCTGGACGCGGATAATCCGGGGCGACGGTGTTTCGGTCCAGCTCGGCTCCTACGGCACGGATCGTCTCGGCCGTTCCGGCATGACAGGTGCGGTCGACCGGAAATACTGGGAACGGTTCGGGCCGCCGGCGCTGATGACGATGATTGGCGGGGTCACGCAATACATTGCCCAGCTTGGTCAGAAACAGGATCGAAATATCACGATCGTCAACACGGACGGAACCGTTACCAGCATCCCCCAGGATAACGGCACGACCTCGCAGGATCGGGCGCGCGAGATCGCCGCCGAGACGATCGCATCAGGGATCCAGCAACTTGCGACCGAAGCCTTCCAGGACACCCGCAATATCCGGCCGACGATCCACATCGCCCAAGGCTCCGACATCACTGTCTTCGTCACCAGGGACCTTGATTTCTCGGATCTATATCCGGACCCGGTGCGCGAGGAATTCGACCGCCTGCGTCGAAAGAGGTCCGCCAAATGA
- a CDS encoding TrbG/VirB9 family P-type conjugative transfer protein, translating to MLSLLLTAPSVHAELTARPGRLDPRVRTLPYSAEQVFVVTGTYGMVTTILFGADEEVTQVVAGDTVSWQILTSADRRSLTLKPMEKDAPTNLSVVTTKRTYSFDLEVNDSKSIQNQTFKLRFIYPEDAGLKGTAELWKQAQDAERNPNIKNIRRDKVNYDYGFKGSDAAKPLWVFDDGLKTFMKFTGDVPAIFIVDNKRRESLVNYRREADYIVIDTVSRQWTLRYGTENETCLFNLRTAPADVPAPIEGAVAPKRLGSSGAGSPSKSR from the coding sequence ATGCTGTCACTGCTTCTGACGGCCCCTTCGGTTCATGCGGAATTGACTGCCCGGCCCGGCAGGCTCGATCCGCGCGTGCGGACCTTGCCCTATTCGGCTGAACAGGTCTTCGTCGTCACCGGGACTTACGGGATGGTAACGACCATCCTCTTCGGTGCGGACGAAGAGGTTACCCAGGTGGTTGCGGGGGACACGGTTTCCTGGCAGATCCTGACATCGGCCGACCGGCGCTCACTCACCCTGAAGCCGATGGAAAAAGACGCGCCGACAAACCTCTCCGTGGTGACGACGAAACGAACCTATTCGTTTGATCTTGAGGTCAATGACAGCAAGTCCATCCAGAACCAGACCTTCAAGCTGCGCTTCATTTATCCGGAAGACGCCGGGTTGAAGGGCACGGCCGAACTGTGGAAACAGGCGCAGGATGCAGAGCGCAATCCCAACATCAAGAACATCCGCCGCGACAAGGTCAATTACGACTATGGCTTCAAGGGCAGCGATGCCGCCAAGCCCTTGTGGGTGTTCGATGACGGTCTGAAGACCTTCATGAAGTTCACCGGCGACGTGCCGGCGATCTTCATTGTCGATAACAAGCGGCGAGAGAGCCTCGTCAATTATCGCCGTGAGGCTGACTACATCGTCATCGACACGGTCTCGCGGCAGTGGACGCTTCGGTACGGTACCGAGAACGAGACCTGCCTATTCAACCTCAGGACCGCTCCCGCCGATGTGCCGGCGCCGATCGAGGGTGCTGTGGCGCCGAAGCGGCTCGGCTCGTCAGGTGCTGGCTCACCATCAAAATCACGATAG
- a CDS encoding type IV secretion system protein, whose translation MALFKRQLKAAPADRVPGPQEIYDQHLSWGEKNRSLRTLIGLILLVFAVAGWFVAGVLSFSVAQLFPLVRTEVVPLIVDKNTGYMETVTTLDKDRSNVSEIQAVRASFVGNYVIRRETYDPRYLSENFDMIALWSDPDSPAFKDYSEWMNPSNPRGPVKTMGTTGEIRPEILSVNPLNATTMSVRFETRERRRGGDVVNRWSATIRYRQINLPASNRVRLYNPLGFVVTEYVKVPETMPSGLTP comes from the coding sequence TTGGCATTGTTCAAAAGGCAATTGAAAGCGGCGCCGGCCGATCGTGTGCCGGGACCACAAGAGATCTACGATCAGCACCTCTCCTGGGGCGAGAAGAACCGGTCGCTGCGGACTCTGATCGGTCTCATCCTGTTGGTTTTCGCGGTGGCGGGTTGGTTCGTGGCCGGCGTTCTATCCTTCTCTGTCGCGCAGCTCTTTCCACTGGTGCGCACCGAGGTCGTGCCGCTCATCGTGGACAAGAACACGGGCTACATGGAGACGGTGACCACGCTCGACAAGGACCGGTCGAACGTTTCAGAAATCCAGGCCGTCCGCGCTTCGTTCGTCGGCAATTACGTCATACGTCGCGAGACCTATGACCCCCGCTATTTGTCGGAAAACTTCGACATGATCGCTCTTTGGTCGGACCCGGATTCCCCGGCCTTCAAGGACTATTCGGAGTGGATGAACCCTTCCAATCCACGAGGTCCGGTCAAGACCATGGGAACGACGGGCGAGATCAGACCCGAAATCCTGTCCGTCAATCCGCTCAATGCCACCACAATGTCGGTGCGCTTCGAGACCCGGGAACGGCGCCGCGGCGGCGATGTGGTCAATCGCTGGTCGGCGACGATCCGCTACCGCCAGATCAATCTCCCCGCCAGCAACCGGGTCCGGCTTTATAACCCCCTCGGCTTTGTCGTCACCGAATACGTCAAGGTTCCCGAGACGATGCCTTCGGGGCTAACCCCATGA